A section of the Dehalobacter sp. DCM genome encodes:
- a CDS encoding sigma-54 interaction domain-containing protein: MNGVAQSRYNLSDLCLLPPINSKSYWLGVKEAKEKFFCFESADPPSPIVRPEIARSWIRAKKRGLNPYSDYKDLALDEKKLEEKWNHNRILYEVCSSIISSYESLAQSSGFALELFDASGGHLLGSHLACRIIEDHTPPIDWREEKVGTLSQFLVKEYRKPFCLIGPEVLLYFFHDNISFCAPILDDFGKPIASLLLAQELGDSPWKHASPALQRHSLGWVCSLAAAIEGQVSLMKKNEVLRSRSVYSIPKEPVHQLLDVSGDTRAVFTFDDIIGMDKTIQTVKAQAMQFAMSDENILLLGESGTGKELFAQAIHNYSNPGGPFIAVNCSAIPDELIESELFGYEAGAFTGAEKNGKTGKIQLAEGGTLFLDEIGSMPYHLQSVLLRVLQDKLIMRVGGKQYHKVNFRLIAATNGDLIDQAKLKTFRNDLFFRLSVLYIEIPSLAVRGSDIKILANHFIKQYALKQKCKVTPVLSKEAEQELLSCAWPGNVRQLQNTIIYAMHMCTDHTIEPEHLPHKTLFPALRHPINLKHTANYGTHQAQPDLPGITGNIMTIDEMEKKIILEALAKANHQLKVTADLLGISYSALHRRLKKFNIITTHIDI, translated from the coding sequence ATGAATGGGGTCGCGCAAAGCCGGTACAATCTATCTGATTTATGTTTACTGCCGCCAATTAACTCCAAATCATATTGGCTGGGAGTTAAAGAGGCCAAAGAAAAGTTCTTCTGCTTTGAAAGTGCTGATCCTCCGTCTCCTATTGTCCGTCCCGAAATCGCACGATCTTGGATACGTGCAAAGAAGCGTGGCCTAAACCCTTATTCCGACTATAAGGATTTAGCACTTGACGAAAAGAAGCTGGAAGAAAAATGGAATCATAACCGGATACTGTATGAGGTATGTTCTTCAATTATTTCTTCCTACGAATCTCTGGCCCAAAGTTCCGGTTTTGCCTTGGAACTTTTTGATGCTTCCGGCGGCCACTTATTGGGTTCACATTTAGCCTGCCGGATCATCGAAGATCATACTCCGCCTATCGATTGGCGGGAAGAGAAGGTCGGAACTCTAAGCCAATTCTTAGTTAAGGAATACCGAAAACCATTTTGTTTGATCGGGCCCGAGGTGCTTCTCTACTTCTTTCATGACAACATCTCCTTCTGTGCCCCGATCTTAGATGACTTCGGCAAACCCATTGCTTCTTTGCTTTTAGCGCAGGAACTTGGCGATAGTCCCTGGAAACACGCTAGCCCTGCTCTGCAAAGGCATTCTCTTGGCTGGGTTTGTTCACTGGCTGCCGCGATTGAGGGCCAAGTCTCTCTGATGAAGAAAAATGAAGTTCTGCGTTCCCGCAGTGTATATTCGATTCCTAAAGAGCCAGTGCACCAACTGCTTGATGTATCCGGTGACACACGGGCTGTATTCACCTTTGACGATATTATTGGCATGGATAAGACCATACAAACGGTTAAAGCCCAAGCCATGCAGTTTGCTATGAGCGACGAAAACATATTATTGTTGGGGGAAAGTGGAACTGGCAAAGAACTGTTCGCCCAAGCCATTCATAACTATTCCAATCCAGGCGGCCCGTTTATCGCTGTTAACTGTTCGGCAATTCCAGACGAATTGATAGAAAGCGAACTTTTCGGCTATGAAGCCGGCGCTTTTACAGGGGCAGAAAAGAACGGAAAAACAGGAAAGATTCAATTAGCTGAGGGCGGCACACTTTTTTTAGATGAAATCGGCAGTATGCCGTACCATTTGCAGTCGGTTTTACTTCGCGTCCTCCAAGATAAGCTGATTATGCGCGTGGGCGGAAAACAGTACCATAAAGTGAACTTCAGACTGATAGCTGCAACCAATGGCGATCTTATTGACCAAGCCAAGCTGAAAACTTTTAGAAATGACTTGTTTTTCCGACTCTCAGTCCTTTATATTGAAATTCCTTCTTTGGCCGTGCGTGGCAGCGATATTAAAATCTTGGCAAACCACTTCATAAAACAATATGCACTTAAGCAAAAATGCAAAGTCACCCCTGTGTTAAGTAAAGAAGCTGAACAGGAACTATTATCCTGTGCTTGGCCGGGCAATGTGCGTCAATTGCAGAATACGATCATCTATGCTATGCATATGTGTACGGATCATACGATTGAGCCGGAACACCTCCCACATAAAACGCTGTTTCCCGCATTAAGACACCCCATTAATTTAAAGCATACTGCAAATTACGGCACACACCAGGCTCAACCAGACCTGCCGGGGATCACAGGCAATATTATGACCATTGATGAAATGGAGAAAAAAATTATCCTGGAAGCCTTAGCTAAAGCAAACCATCAATTAAAAGTAACTGCAGACTTGCTGGGGATCAGCTATTCCGCTTTACACCGGCGACTAAAAAAATTCAACATCATCACGACACATATCGACATATAA
- a CDS encoding oxidoreductase produces MKGILVNYEFCTGCHSCEVACKKYLDLPKGEFGIKISEVGPWQYEKAEKGPNKWEWTWMPTITKACNLCEDRVGEGKMPMCVQHCQAWCMHYGEVEELVGLIKEGTRWALLTK; encoded by the coding sequence ATGAAAGGGATACTTGTAAATTATGAATTTTGCACAGGCTGCCATAGTTGTGAAGTAGCGTGCAAAAAATACTTGGACCTCCCTAAAGGTGAATTTGGGATTAAGATTTCCGAAGTGGGTCCGTGGCAGTATGAAAAAGCAGAAAAAGGTCCTAACAAATGGGAGTGGACCTGGATGCCCACTATAACCAAAGCCTGTAATCTATGCGAAGATCGGGTTGGTGAAGGGAAAATGCCGATGTGTGTACAACACTGTCAGGCTTGGTGCATGCATTACGGTGAGGTAGAAGAACTTGTCGGCCTGATCAAAGAGGGAACTCGCTGGGCTCTTCTGACTAAATAA
- a CDS encoding molybdopterin-dependent oxidoreductase: protein MDYKKFLDSIDRKAYHEGEWQWQEGDYTVTRTYNYSAPGCHDSCGVLLYTKDGKFEKIEGDPLDPYANGKLCMRCLDVEEMVNNPLRLKYPMKRAGERGENKWERITWDEALDIVEAQIKKLDDEGYGRESIVVGHGTGRNINWQIPFMAGACFGTANCGGVYFSGWSCYMPRVCGAAGPLGDYPIVDASEIHPDRYANAEWKNPDVLVIWANEPLKSNADGYLGHWLNVCVQMGTKIIAIDPVLTWWGARAEYWLAINSGTDICLALAWLNVIMNEDLVDHEFISNWVSYYNELKEHVQQFTPEWAAERTGLAVEDIIGSARLYASADAGAIQWGLPFDASSSSSMHLCQAVCCLMAICGNIEKPGTHTLVHNSFEINAGYSSADLYARPSAKEKKFSKKIAGFEGLDFVGMSNPDAMAKCLETGDPYPIRIWWGQSCNQICGHEEPAPRAYKYMRDIPFIVYADPFLTPTMVAFADLVLPVAMSCERDSARTWWTPLRAMKKVSDFYEAKSDEEIILWLGKRLNPELFKNWNTPEDLINSYMLTSMAVVDESGKVKKANFSAATDDAWGHDNDLTGSINTLCPVNFQELVEKGGYLYDEWNSTYNKHEKGLLRPDGQPGFNTPTGRIELIPSIFTEWGIPPYPVYTPVSVSKDTTPEMFEEYPFYFINGSRSYEFFHTEHRQAATMREFHPEPLVKISPETAEEYGLRNGDWIWIENPDGRCKQMVSIFPGMDKRFISAEHGWWKPETEIAEPHLCGAFDYNPNNLTHAYESGPGNIGAPIKCLIAKIYKCQEGDITPGEQVTRLGGFRSYEPGKM, encoded by the coding sequence ATGGATTACAAAAAATTCCTGGACAGTATTGATCGCAAAGCCTATCACGAAGGCGAATGGCAATGGCAAGAAGGAGATTATACCGTTACGAGAACGTATAACTATTCAGCGCCTGGCTGTCACGATTCCTGTGGTGTACTCTTGTACACGAAAGATGGTAAATTTGAAAAAATCGAAGGTGACCCCCTTGACCCCTATGCTAACGGCAAGCTATGTATGCGCTGCTTAGATGTTGAGGAAATGGTCAACAATCCGCTGCGTTTGAAATACCCCATGAAGCGTGCCGGTGAACGGGGTGAGAATAAATGGGAAAGAATCACCTGGGATGAAGCCCTTGATATTGTTGAGGCGCAAATCAAAAAGCTTGATGACGAAGGCTATGGCCGGGAATCAATTGTCGTCGGTCACGGAACCGGCCGCAATATCAATTGGCAGATTCCGTTTATGGCTGGGGCCTGCTTCGGTACAGCAAACTGCGGTGGTGTTTATTTCTCTGGATGGTCCTGCTATATGCCGCGTGTTTGCGGCGCCGCCGGTCCTCTCGGTGACTATCCGATTGTTGATGCCTCAGAAATCCATCCTGACCGCTATGCTAATGCCGAATGGAAGAATCCTGATGTATTAGTCATCTGGGCAAATGAACCGCTGAAATCCAATGCCGATGGCTATCTCGGTCACTGGCTGAATGTGTGTGTTCAGATGGGCACCAAAATTATTGCCATCGACCCGGTTTTAACCTGGTGGGGCGCGCGTGCGGAGTACTGGCTGGCCATTAACAGCGGAACGGACATTTGTCTCGCTTTAGCTTGGCTCAACGTCATCATGAACGAAGACCTCGTTGATCATGAATTTATTTCTAATTGGGTCTCCTACTATAATGAACTCAAAGAGCATGTTCAACAGTTTACACCGGAATGGGCAGCTGAACGTACCGGTCTTGCTGTCGAAGACATTATCGGTTCGGCCCGCCTGTACGCGAGTGCCGATGCCGGTGCGATTCAATGGGGTCTCCCCTTTGATGCTTCCAGCTCTTCTTCCATGCATCTGTGCCAAGCCGTTTGCTGCCTTATGGCGATCTGCGGCAATATTGAGAAGCCCGGTACCCATACGCTGGTTCACAATTCCTTTGAAATCAACGCCGGGTACTCCTCTGCGGACCTGTATGCAAGACCGTCTGCCAAGGAAAAGAAATTCAGCAAAAAGATTGCCGGCTTTGAAGGTCTGGACTTTGTCGGTATGTCCAATCCCGATGCCATGGCGAAATGCCTGGAAACCGGTGATCCCTATCCGATCCGGATATGGTGGGGACAATCCTGTAACCAGATCTGCGGTCATGAAGAACCCGCTCCGCGTGCTTATAAATATATGCGGGATATACCCTTTATTGTTTATGCGGATCCCTTCCTGACTCCGACCATGGTTGCTTTTGCCGATCTGGTACTGCCCGTAGCGATGAGCTGTGAACGCGATTCAGCTCGTACTTGGTGGACGCCGCTTCGCGCCATGAAAAAAGTATCGGATTTTTACGAAGCAAAATCCGATGAAGAAATTATACTCTGGCTGGGCAAACGTCTTAACCCGGAGCTCTTTAAAAACTGGAATACACCCGAAGACCTCATCAACTCCTATATGCTGACCAGTATGGCTGTTGTTGACGAATCCGGCAAAGTAAAAAAAGCCAACTTCTCCGCAGCAACTGACGATGCGTGGGGCCATGATAATGATTTGACAGGCAGTATCAATACACTTTGCCCGGTCAACTTCCAGGAGCTGGTCGAAAAGGGCGGCTATCTCTATGATGAATGGAATTCCACCTATAACAAGCACGAGAAGGGCCTGCTCCGTCCCGACGGACAGCCAGGCTTCAATACGCCTACCGGCCGTATCGAGCTCATCCCTTCGATCTTTACCGAATGGGGCATTCCTCCTTATCCCGTCTATACACCGGTATCGGTGAGCAAAGACACGACGCCCGAAATGTTTGAAGAATATCCATTTTATTTCATCAATGGTTCGCGGTCATATGAATTCTTCCATACGGAACACCGTCAAGCTGCGACCATGCGCGAATTCCATCCAGAACCACTTGTCAAGATTTCTCCGGAAACAGCCGAAGAATATGGCCTCAGAAACGGTGACTGGATCTGGATAGAAAATCCGGATGGCCGCTGCAAACAGATGGTGAGTATTTTCCCTGGTATGGACAAACGATTCATCAGTGCCGAACACGGATGGTGGAAGCCTGAAACGGAAATCGCCGAACCGCACCTTTGCGGCGCTTTCGATTATAATCCGAACAACCTGACCCACGCCTATGAAAGCGGCCCTGGGAATATCGGTGCTCCTATCAAATGCTTGATCGCTAAGATTTACAAATGCCAAGAAGGTGATATCACGCCGGGCGAACAAGTTACGAGACTAGGCGGGTTCCGGTCTTATGAACCTGGGAAAATGTAA
- a CDS encoding YlbF family regulator codes for MMEYIQKARELGEALLNTPEVRNLKEAEAQIANDPEAAKALAEYREKESNMQVATAQRLNSIPSERESLALIDLKMKLIRKYPSIRNFYILQQDYETIMATVNMTLIITIYGMPSAESLPLPHCLKNLAQQLLDNI; via the coding sequence ATGATGGAATATATTCAAAAAGCACGAGAATTGGGGGAAGCGCTTCTGAACACCCCAGAGGTACGAAACCTTAAGGAAGCTGAAGCACAGATCGCCAATGATCCTGAAGCGGCTAAGGCCTTAGCGGAGTACAGGGAAAAAGAAAGTAATATGCAAGTAGCAACAGCTCAAAGGTTAAATAGTATTCCATCTGAAAGAGAAAGTCTTGCTCTTATAGATCTTAAAATGAAGCTTATCCGTAAGTATCCATCTATCCGCAACTTTTATATACTTCAACAGGACTATGAAACAATTATGGCTACAGTAAATATGACTTTGATCATAACTATTTACGGAATGCCTAGTGCTGAAAGCCTTCCGCTTCCACATTGTCTTAAGAATTTAGCGCAGCAACTTCTTGATAATATATAG
- a CDS encoding DNRLRE domain-containing protein produces MPQQTIPFTGTTFVSSALPNTNLSASAIIITGNDAVFANCISFLTFIIPILPVAAVDNAVIRLFVFTKTGVAASPINVNRVTTPFSTATVTYNTQPGYVATGSTQNISTSDVLQYIEIDITMLFNQWLNGAFPNFGIALTNPDGVTEVEFGGNGIGALYEPEIVVTFSGGVIGPTGPTGATGATGIAGATGATGIAGATGPTGDTGATGATGIAGATGPTGDTGATGATGIAGATGPTGDTGATGATGIAGATGPTGDTGATGATGIAGATGPTGDTGATGATGIAGATGPTGDTGATGATGIAGATGPTGDTGATGPTGAGLAAYGYVYDLTAITGQVVAAGADVTFSSNGPLVNETHTAGTAGVTVTLAGDYQIDYSVSITVGIGAQIAISVNGGVVDPSTQIIALTATGPVTGQAILTLAGGDIVTLNNPSATPFTTTPSPDVGAQMTINKLD; encoded by the coding sequence GTGCCACAGCAAACAATTCCATTTACGGGGACGACATTCGTGTCCTCAGCTTTACCAAATACTAATTTGTCAGCCAGTGCCATAATAATTACAGGAAATGATGCGGTTTTTGCAAATTGCATCAGTTTTCTCACATTTATTATTCCAATTTTGCCTGTGGCTGCCGTTGATAACGCCGTTATCAGACTGTTTGTTTTTACCAAAACGGGTGTTGCAGCAAGTCCAATCAATGTAAACAGAGTAACAACGCCCTTTAGTACGGCAACGGTAACGTATAACACACAGCCAGGATATGTAGCAACCGGTTCGACCCAAAATATCTCCACCAGTGATGTATTGCAATATATTGAAATTGATATCACAATGCTGTTTAATCAATGGTTAAATGGTGCTTTTCCAAATTTCGGTATAGCATTAACAAATCCTGACGGGGTTACTGAGGTAGAATTCGGAGGTAACGGTATCGGCGCTCTGTATGAACCTGAGATTGTAGTCACATTCTCGGGTGGAGTGATTGGACCGACCGGCCCAACCGGAGCCACCGGAGCAACAGGTATCGCCGGAGCTACGGGAGCAACAGGCATAGCCGGGGCCACCGGACCGACAGGAGATACCGGAGCAACAGGGGCAACGGGTATAGCCGGAGCCACCGGACCAACGGGAGATACCGGAGCCACAGGAGCAACAGGCATAGCCGGAGCCACCGGACCGACAGGAGATACCGGAGCAACAGGGGCAACGGGTATAGCCGGAGCCACCGGACCAACGGGAGATACCGGAGCCACAGGAGCAACAGGCATAGCCGGAGCCACCGGACCGACAGGAGATACCGGAGCAACAGGGGCAACGGGTATAGCCGGAGCCACCGGACCAACGGGAGATACCGGAGCCACAGGAGCAACAGGTATAGCGGGAGCCACAGGACCGACAGGAGATACGGGAGCCACGGGCCCCACTGGAGCAGGTTTAGCTGCCTACGGTTATGTATATGACCTTACCGCAATCACAGGTCAAGTTGTAGCTGCCGGAGCAGATGTAACGTTTAGCAGCAATGGTCCGCTTGTAAATGAAACTCATACAGCCGGTACAGCCGGGGTAACTGTTACACTAGCCGGTGACTATCAGATTGACTATAGCGTAAGCATAACTGTAGGTATAGGCGCACAAATAGCTATTTCAGTGAATGGCGGCGTTGTTGACCCTTCGACTCAAATTATCGCGTTGACCGCTACTGGCCCAGTAACCGGTCAGGCAATTCTAACACTTGCAGGGGGTGATATCGTAACGCTTAATAACCCCTCCGCAACTCCGTTCACAACAACTCCTTCACCTGATGTTGGTGCACAAATGACTATCAATAAATTAGACTAA
- a CDS encoding tetratricopeptide repeat-containing glycosyltransferase family 2 protein produces MEEKEITISLCIIVKNEEKTLGRCLDSVKDMCDEIVIVDTGSTDRTKEIAQQYTDRIFDFTWIDDFAAARNFAFSQATRDYILWLDADDILLDEDREKLLTLKRNIDPLVDVVSMLYHYAFDQYGKVSFSFRRNRLVKRNKNFRWVGAVHEYLAVSGNTLNSDICVTHRRIQGHNSDRNLKIFERRKDKGEPFYPRDLYYYGNELFDHQLHSRAIEVYLEFLETEQGWVEDKISACGKLADCFEALGKKQQQLEYIFKSFEYASPRAEFCCRLGFYFLNEKRYEQSISWYKLATRLEKPADSSGFMVEACWTWLPHLQLCVCYDRLGQYELAYEHNELARRYHPENPQVLYNKTYLEGILAQKSSEQKSH; encoded by the coding sequence ATGGAAGAAAAGGAGATCACAATCAGCTTATGTATTATCGTTAAAAATGAAGAGAAGACACTTGGCCGCTGTCTTGATTCGGTTAAAGACATGTGTGATGAAATAGTCATTGTTGATACGGGTTCTACCGATCGTACCAAGGAGATCGCTCAGCAATATACCGATCGGATTTTTGATTTTACCTGGATAGATGACTTTGCCGCCGCCCGTAATTTTGCTTTCAGTCAGGCAACCAGGGACTATATCCTTTGGTTGGATGCGGACGATATCTTACTAGATGAAGATCGAGAAAAATTATTAACACTCAAGAGAAATATCGATCCGCTGGTGGATGTGGTGAGTATGCTCTATCATTATGCTTTCGATCAATATGGGAAAGTCTCGTTTAGTTTCCGGAGGAACCGTCTGGTTAAACGAAATAAAAACTTTCGCTGGGTAGGAGCGGTGCACGAATATTTAGCCGTGTCGGGAAATACTTTGAATTCAGATATTTGTGTCACCCACCGGCGTATCCAAGGTCATAATTCTGATCGCAATCTAAAAATATTTGAGAGGCGAAAAGATAAAGGGGAGCCGTTTTATCCGAGGGATTTATACTATTATGGCAACGAATTGTTTGATCATCAGCTCCATAGCCGGGCAATTGAAGTTTATTTGGAATTTTTGGAGACAGAACAAGGCTGGGTTGAAGATAAAATTTCTGCTTGCGGAAAACTGGCCGATTGTTTTGAAGCTTTGGGGAAAAAGCAGCAACAACTTGAATATATCTTCAAATCTTTTGAATATGCCTCTCCCAGAGCTGAGTTTTGCTGTCGTTTGGGTTTCTACTTTCTGAATGAAAAACGGTATGAGCAGAGTATTTCATGGTATAAACTGGCTACCCGACTGGAAAAGCCTGCTGACAGTTCGGGATTCATGGTTGAAGCCTGTTGGACCTGGCTGCCGCATTTGCAGTTGTGCGTTTGCTATGACCGTTTAGGTCAATATGAGTTGGCCTACGAGCATAATGAGCTTGCCAGAAGGTATCATCCGGAAAATCCCCAGGTTCTGTATAACAAGACGTATCTGGAGGGTATTTTAGCTCAAAAATCTTCTGAACAGAAGAGTCATTAA
- a CDS encoding tetratricopeptide repeat protein has protein sequence MMNWLSIYGLYAIIREYAGCPATLPLYCRYEHGWNPIPEPDPYDAQTDKPLMLVWSRRRLQEWNEKSSIPAAIVGAPFIHYRKSRKIEKDIDAKGTIAFPAHSQPTIDAVFNIDAYCKQLQSLPSEFQPVTICLHLHDIERKKDEKYKEYGFNVVSAGPIWVLGFEFVEKFYDLLRGHQYATSNQVGSYSFYAVEMGIPFFIYGEQAELENNGGEPLMPSKFSYTDYPMGLLAEKMFSGPTQVITEEQKHFAEEELGVHDCLSGAELRELLTESNTRAIEAYQEYLRTGQGGVEEKISTCRKLVDYFQDSGDTDKQLEYILKTFAYAPPNAEFCCHLGLYFLNIQHYEQAVFWYKLAAQLEKPLNSRLMWLPHIQLCVCYDRLGQHQLAYEHNEIAGKYSPGNNQILHNKKYLERVLGIKSGDQS, from the coding sequence ATGATGAATTGGCTTTCAATCTACGGGCTTTATGCCATTATCAGAGAATATGCCGGCTGCCCGGCAACGCTGCCGCTGTATTGCCGCTATGAGCATGGGTGGAATCCCATACCGGAGCCTGATCCGTATGACGCTCAAACTGATAAACCCCTCATGTTGGTTTGGAGCAGAAGACGTCTGCAAGAGTGGAACGAAAAAAGCAGTATTCCCGCGGCTATTGTTGGCGCGCCATTTATCCACTACCGAAAATCAAGGAAAATAGAAAAGGATATAGACGCTAAGGGTACTATAGCCTTTCCCGCACATTCCCAGCCAACAATTGACGCGGTATTCAATATCGATGCGTACTGTAAACAGCTGCAAAGCCTTCCGAGCGAGTTTCAGCCGGTAACGATATGTTTGCATCTTCATGATATCGAAAGAAAGAAGGATGAAAAATACAAAGAATATGGGTTCAATGTTGTATCCGCCGGACCCATCTGGGTACTGGGGTTTGAATTCGTAGAAAAGTTTTATGATCTTCTCCGAGGTCATCAATATGCCACCTCGAATCAAGTCGGCTCATATTCTTTTTATGCAGTAGAAATGGGGATTCCCTTTTTTATCTATGGCGAGCAGGCTGAGCTGGAGAATAACGGCGGAGAACCGCTGATGCCCTCAAAATTCAGTTATACAGATTACCCGATGGGTCTTTTGGCAGAAAAGATGTTCTCGGGTCCCACACAAGTCATCACTGAGGAGCAAAAGCATTTTGCGGAAGAAGAACTTGGGGTCCATGACTGCCTGTCCGGCGCAGAATTAAGAGAATTGTTGACAGAAAGCAATACGCGGGCGATTGAAGCGTATCAGGAATATTTAAGGACAGGGCAGGGCGGGGTTGAAGAAAAAATTTCAACATGCAGGAAACTGGTCGATTATTTTCAGGATTCCGGAGATACGGATAAACAACTTGAATATATCTTAAAAACCTTTGCCTATGCCCCGCCCAACGCTGAGTTTTGTTGTCATTTAGGCTTATATTTCCTGAATATTCAGCACTATGAGCAGGCGGTTTTCTGGTATAAGCTGGCGGCTCAATTGGAAAAACCTTTAAACAGCCGATTAATGTGGCTGCCGCATATCCAGCTTTGTGTCTGTTATGACCGTTTAGGCCAACATCAGTTAGCCTATGAGCACAATGAGATAGCCGGGAAGTATTCCCCGGGAAACAACCAGATTCTGCACAATAAGAAATATTTGGAGCGGGTGCTGGGTATAAAATCCGGCGATCAATCTTAA
- a CDS encoding N-acetyl sugar amidotransferase produces the protein MERINRPGVIDDFKFESDELNENKLEAKYGLPSELKYCKRCVMSNQRPNSTVEYQHTKNSKKETIHFDEEGVCDACRFAQSKNKSIDWQERERELLDLCNKYRKSDGSYDCLVPGSGGKDSFYAAHVLKYKYGMHPLTVTWAPHLYTPWGWHNFQAWLNAGFDNFLCTPNPRTHRLLTRLAVENLFHPFQPFMFGQKSLAPKMALAHDIKLVFYGENEAEYGNPISDTSSAKRDYKYFTAEDKSKIYLGGVSLEALEREFGVEPVELLPYMPADPDQLARKKVEVHYLGYYLKWHPQECYYYAVENGGFRPSPERTAGTYSKYNSIDDKIDDFHYYTTFIKFGIGRATYDAAQEIRNQEITREEGVALVKKFDGEYPERFAEEIFQYLSIPEKEFPSACKMFEQPVMDKDYFMALADTFRSPHLWKRENGNWKLRRPIYEK, from the coding sequence ATGGAAAGAATTAACCGACCGGGAGTCATTGATGATTTCAAGTTTGAATCAGACGAATTAAACGAAAATAAGTTGGAAGCCAAATACGGTCTTCCATCCGAACTGAAGTATTGCAAGCGTTGTGTTATGTCCAATCAACGCCCAAATTCGACCGTCGAATATCAACACACCAAGAACTCCAAGAAAGAGACGATCCATTTTGATGAGGAAGGAGTGTGTGACGCCTGTCGTTTTGCTCAGTCCAAAAACAAAAGTATTGATTGGCAGGAGCGCGAGCGGGAACTGTTGGATTTATGTAACAAATACCGGAAAAGTGACGGCTCTTATGACTGCCTTGTTCCTGGATCCGGCGGCAAAGACAGCTTTTACGCGGCGCATGTTCTTAAATATAAATATGGCATGCATCCATTGACCGTAACTTGGGCGCCCCACCTTTATACACCTTGGGGATGGCATAATTTTCAGGCCTGGTTAAACGCCGGCTTTGATAATTTCCTGTGTACGCCGAATCCCCGAACCCATCGCTTGCTGACAAGGCTCGCGGTAGAGAATCTTTTCCATCCATTTCAGCCTTTTATGTTTGGACAGAAATCCCTGGCGCCGAAAATGGCTTTAGCCCATGATATAAAACTGGTTTTCTACGGTGAAAATGAGGCTGAGTACGGTAATCCGATATCCGATACTTCGTCGGCGAAAAGAGACTATAAGTATTTCACCGCGGAAGACAAAAGCAAGATTTATCTCGGCGGCGTATCTTTAGAAGCCTTAGAGAGAGAGTTCGGCGTTGAGCCGGTTGAGCTGCTTCCCTATATGCCGGCTGATCCGGATCAACTGGCGCGGAAAAAGGTCGAGGTCCACTATCTCGGGTATTATTTAAAATGGCATCCCCAAGAGTGCTATTATTACGCTGTTGAGAACGGCGGTTTTAGGCCGTCGCCGGAACGGACGGCTGGCACTTACAGCAAGTATAACAGTATTGATGATAAGATCGACGACTTCCATTACTATACAACCTTTATCAAGTTCGGGATCGGACGGGCAACCTATGACGCCGCGCAAGAAATCAGAAATCAAGAGATAACCCGTGAGGAAGGGGTAGCTCTGGTGAAAAAATTTGACGGGGAGTATCCGGAGCGTTTTGCGGAGGAAATCTTTCAATATTTAAGTATTCCTGAAAAGGAGTTTCCGTCGGCATGTAAAATGTTTGAACAACCGGTTATGGATAAGGATTATTTTATGGCGCTTGCCGACACTTTTCGATCACCTCATCTCTGGAAACGTGAAAACGGGAATTGGAAGTTGCGCCGCCCGATTTATGAAAAGTGA